One window of the Funiculus sociatus GB2-C1 genome contains the following:
- a CDS encoding glycosyltransferase family 2 protein, with protein sequence MNTSSISQNAQRQDISSLINPELSVVVPVYNEVESLPHLIEAIATSLKEMAFSYEIVCVDDGSRDGSAELLKSLAQTRTDLRAVLLRRNYGQTPAMSAGFNYARGKVIITMDGDLQNDPADIPRLLAKLEEGYDLVSGWRKNRQDAALSRLLPSKIANWLIGRVTGVELHDYGCSLKAYRSELVADMNLYGELHRFLPALAFIEGARIAEMQVRHHARKFGRSKYGIWRTFRVVMDLLTVYFMKKFLTRPMHVFGLFGMVAIALGILLGCYLTFLKLALGQSIGDRPLLILAVVLLVTGVQLFSFGLLAELLMRTYHESQGRPIYRVREVVGEKVNNSNKIDG encoded by the coding sequence ATGAACACTTCGTCAATTTCACAGAACGCTCAAAGACAGGACATCTCAAGCCTGATTAATCCAGAATTATCGGTGGTGGTTCCGGTGTATAACGAGGTGGAGAGTTTGCCTCATCTGATTGAAGCGATCGCTACCTCGTTGAAGGAAATGGCTTTCAGCTACGAAATTGTTTGTGTGGATGACGGTTCCAGAGATGGCTCCGCAGAATTACTTAAATCTCTGGCACAAACCCGCACCGACTTAAGAGCAGTGCTGCTGCGTCGCAACTACGGTCAAACTCCGGCAATGTCAGCGGGGTTTAACTATGCGCGAGGCAAAGTAATTATCACAATGGATGGTGACTTGCAGAATGACCCGGCTGATATTCCCCGGCTATTGGCAAAGTTAGAAGAAGGCTATGACTTGGTAAGTGGTTGGCGAAAGAATCGACAGGATGCTGCACTGAGTCGCCTACTTCCTTCCAAAATTGCTAACTGGCTGATTGGTAGAGTTACGGGTGTGGAGTTACACGACTACGGTTGTTCCCTGAAAGCCTATCGCAGCGAACTGGTAGCAGATATGAACCTCTACGGCGAGTTGCACCGATTTTTGCCCGCTTTGGCTTTCATTGAGGGGGCGAGAATTGCTGAGATGCAGGTACGTCACCACGCCCGTAAGTTTGGGCGCAGTAAGTATGGGATTTGGCGGACTTTTCGCGTCGTGATGGACTTGCTAACTGTCTACTTTATGAAAAAGTTTCTCACCCGTCCCATGCACGTATTTGGGCTGTTTGGGATGGTAGCGATCGCCTTGGGAATACTGCTGGGTTGTTATTTAACTTTCTTAAAGCTGGCTTTGGGTCAAAGCATCGGCGATCGCCCGTTACTAATTTTAGCTGTCGTACTTCTGGTGACTGGCGTACAGCTATTTAGCTTTGGACTGTTGGCAGAACTGTTAATGAGAACTTATCACGAATCGCAAGGACGACCAATCTATCGGGTGAGGGAAGTAGTCGGAGAAAAGGTTAACAATAGTAACAAGATAGATGGCTAA